From Acanthopagrus latus isolate v.2019 chromosome 22, fAcaLat1.1, whole genome shotgun sequence, the proteins below share one genomic window:
- the mgat2 gene encoding alpha-1,6-mannosyl-glycoprotein 2-beta-N-acetylglucosaminyltransferase: MRFRIYKRKVVILTVVVVICGLAFWSSGRQKKNNDGGSLPKEVEMVRRSSSISSSSSSINNNPVQVQVTPAVSRAPVPPPIIQVNDTHQEKAKEKEKISKPEVDNTTLVYRGIVFQLNFDQTVRNEEKFKAARQKEDLVVVVQVHNRPDYLKLLVDSLRKARGVEGILLIFSHDFWSPEINKVVASVDFCQVLQIFFPFSIQLYPQEFPGHDPKDCPRDIPKKEALKLGCINAEYPDSFGHYREAKFSQTKHHWWWKLHFVWDRVRALKDHKGLVLLIEEDHYMSPDFIHLLKLMSALKREQCTDCDILSLGSYSHIGYASKANKVEVKAWKSTEHNMGMALSRETYQKLIQCTDTFCTYDDYNWDWSLQHLTVSCLPSYWKVMVSEAPRVFHAGDCGMHHKKASCMPMSQKTKIENILQSSGNQLFPKNLLIAKRLPANGAGGVAPHVKNGGWGDIRDHELCKSYVRLQ; encoded by the coding sequence ATGAGATTCCGAATCTACAAGAGGAAGGTGGTGATACTGACAGTGGTGGTTGTCATCTGTGGCCTAGCTTTTTGGAGCAGCGGaaggcagaagaagaacaacGACGGTGGGTCGCTCCCCAAGGAAGTGGAGATGGTGAGGAGAAGTAGCagcattagcagcagcagtagtagcaTCAACAACAATCCTGTCCAGGTGCAAGTCACACCTGCAGTCAGCCGGGCACCTGTTCCACCTCCCATTATACAAGTAAATGACACACATCAGgaaaaagcaaaggaaaaagagaagatatCCAAGCCAGAGGTAGATAATACCACTTTAGTCTACCGTGGCATTGTCTTCCAGCTCAACTTTGACCAGACAGTAAGAAATGAGGAAAAGTTTAAAGCAGCGCGGCAGAAGGAGGATCTGGTTGTGGTGGTTCAGGTCCATAACCGACCAGACTACCTTAAGCTATTAGTGGACAGTTTGCGGAAGGCCAGAGGTGTGGAGGGCATACTGCTGATATTCAGCCATGACTTCTGGTCCCCTGAGATAAATAAAGTTGTGGCCTCTGTTGACTTTTGTCAGGTACTTCAGATTTTCTTCCCCTTCAGCATCCAGCTGTACCCTCAGGAGTTTCCCGGACATGACCCCAAGGACTGCCCAAGAGACATTCCCAAAAAAGAAGCCTTAAAGCTGGGTTGCATCAACGCAGAGTATCCTGACTCGTTCGGCCACTACCGTGAGGCAAAGTTTTCCCAGACCAAGCACCACTGGTGGTGGAAGCTGCACTTTGTATGGGACAGAGTCCGGGCTCTGAAGGACCACAAGGGCCTGGTTCTGCTGATCGAGGAGGACCACTACATGTCCCCGGACTTTATCCATCTCTTAAAGCTCATGTCAGCTCTCAAAAGGGAGCAGTGCACTGACTGCGACATCCTCTCTTTGGGGAGCTACAGCCACATCGGCTATGCCAGCAAAGCAAATAAGGTGGAGGTGAAGGCCTGGAAGTCCACCGAGCACAACATGGGGAtggctctgagcagagagacgTACCAGAAGCTCATCCAGTGCACTGATACGTTCTGCACTTACGACGACTACAACTGGGACTGGTCCTTACAACACCTGACTGTGTCCTGCCTGCCCTCCTACTGGAAGGTCATGGTGAGTGAGGCGCCACGTGTTTTCCATGCCGGTGACTGCGGCATGCACCACAAGAAGGCTTCCTGCATGCCGATGAGTCAAAAAACGAAGATAGAGAACATCTTACAGAGCAGTGGGAACCAGCTGTTCCCAAAGAACCTCCTGATAGCAAAGAGACTGCCAGCCAACGGGGCCGGAGGGGTGGCCCCGCACGTGAAAAACGGGGGCTGGGGAGATATCAGGGACCATGAACTCTGCAAGAGTTATGTTCGATTACAGTGA